Proteins encoded by one window of Candidatus Nitrosocosmicus hydrocola:
- a CDS encoding redoxin family protein, translating to MNIIPATPAPEYKDIKKWNDNLFHSIKELKGKVILLDFWTYTCVFCLRTIPAIELLKKKYENDGLEVIGIHSAEYDFAKNEENIVRALKMYGVEDTTTGFDVNNKTWELYGNSYWPKHILIDKDGFVRYEHPGYGTASEFDDAFEDLLDISSSIATGKGTESKNQFDIQDATSQNKNELHNVPSISNPQNNITAMYGMHFPGMAPEICVGYTRLRRFGNNQKVRIEEYNIFNEVPQIMDNNVYLKGKWFWGKEGVNCSLDHKDKNPSIIFKYNSAANVNIITGSTDGKPATAEIMLDGKYLDENQVGYHSKLVDGVSSVDVTWPFLRNIIKTKNWEIHKLEILPRTENFYFYTFVFG from the coding sequence ATGAATATTATACCGGCCACTCCTGCCCCAGAATATAAAGATATAAAAAAATGGAACGACAATTTATTCCACTCCATAAAAGAATTAAAGGGTAAGGTAATATTGTTAGATTTTTGGACATATACATGTGTTTTTTGCTTAAGAACAATCCCCGCTATAGAACTTTTAAAAAAAAAATACGAAAATGATGGCTTAGAAGTTATAGGGATACACTCAGCAGAATATGACTTTGCAAAGAACGAGGAGAACATAGTTAGAGCCCTGAAAATGTATGGCGTAGAGGATACAACAACTGGATTTGATGTAAATAATAAGACGTGGGAGCTGTATGGAAATTCTTACTGGCCAAAGCATATTCTTATTGACAAGGATGGATTTGTCAGATATGAACATCCAGGGTACGGAACAGCTAGTGAGTTTGATGATGCATTTGAAGATCTACTGGATATTTCAAGCTCAATAGCAACGGGGAAGGGAACCGAATCTAAAAATCAGTTTGATATTCAAGATGCTACTAGTCAGAATAAAAATGAACTCCATAATGTACCTTCTATTAGTAACCCACAAAATAATATTACAGCGATGTATGGAATGCATTTTCCGGGAATGGCGCCAGAGATTTGTGTAGGATATACCAGACTCAGACGCTTTGGAAATAATCAAAAGGTAAGGATAGAAGAGTATAATATTTTTAACGAAGTTCCACAAATAATGGACAATAATGTTTATTTAAAAGGAAAATGGTTTTGGGGAAAGGAAGGAGTAAACTGTTCACTCGACCACAAGGATAAGAATCCATCGATTATATTCAAATATAATTCAGCCGCCAATGTCAACATAATAACTGGTTCAACTGATGGTAAACCAGCCACAGCAGAGATTATGCTTGATGGTAAATATTTAGATGAAAATCAAGTCGGATATCATTCAAAACTAGTAGATGGAGTTAGTTCAGTTGATGTTACATGGCCCTTTCTTAGGAATATCATAAAAACGAAAAACTGGGAAATTCATAAGTTGGAGATACTGCCAAGAACAGAAAATTTCTATTTTTACACTTTTGTTTTTGGGTAG
- the eno gene encoding phosphopyruvate hydratase: MPEITSIKERLVFNSRGDKAIEIDVTSDNKFTGRACAPSGASVGMYEAQSFVNNDPATTLSNFRNLNKKFIGLDSSNLKGLHDTIKEIDSSDNYSNIGGSIAYALTIASIDSASKSLGVPFYKVLNPKIDSVVLPYPLGNVLGGGAHAGPGTPDLQEFLICPIVSKNIEDAISLNSKIHKEVKKSIEKIDNKFTYGKGDEGGWAPNIVNDKAIELVESAIIQCGYDPKSEIRMGIDFASSSLWNQKKGLYEYVREGTAKTTDEQLEYAGKLIRDYHLLYAEDPLHEEDFENMAILTKENPKCLVTGDDLLVTNKKRVNIATSNRACSGAILKVNQAGTLYDAMEFANECNANDIKMITSHRSGESVDNHISHIAIATKSVMIKTGVVGGERISKLNELLRISEYGLIEGMAKLSNV, encoded by the coding sequence TTGCCTGAAATCACATCCATAAAGGAAAGGCTAGTCTTTAATAGCCGCGGAGATAAGGCTATCGAAATAGATGTAACGTCAGATAATAAGTTTACAGGTAGAGCATGTGCCCCATCGGGCGCAAGTGTAGGTATGTACGAAGCACAAAGTTTCGTCAATAATGATCCCGCTACCACTCTTTCAAACTTTAGAAACTTAAACAAAAAATTCATAGGACTAGATTCTTCAAACTTAAAAGGCCTACATGATACCATAAAAGAAATTGATAGTTCCGACAATTATTCAAACATTGGTGGCTCTATCGCCTATGCCCTTACTATTGCGAGTATCGACTCGGCTTCTAAATCTTTGGGTGTTCCATTCTATAAGGTTCTAAATCCTAAAATTGATTCCGTTGTTCTTCCATATCCTCTGGGAAATGTTCTTGGGGGAGGTGCACATGCTGGTCCCGGTACACCTGATCTACAGGAATTTCTGATATGTCCAATAGTTTCAAAAAACATTGAAGATGCTATTTCTTTAAATTCTAAAATACACAAAGAGGTAAAAAAGAGTATCGAAAAAATTGACAACAAATTTACTTACGGAAAAGGTGACGAGGGAGGTTGGGCACCAAATATAGTTAATGACAAGGCAATTGAATTGGTGGAAAGTGCAATAATTCAATGTGGTTATGATCCTAAAAGCGAAATAAGAATGGGCATAGACTTTGCTAGCTCATCACTATGGAATCAAAAAAAGGGTCTATATGAGTACGTTAGAGAGGGGACAGCAAAAACAACTGATGAGCAATTAGAATACGCTGGCAAGTTAATCAGAGACTATCATTTGCTCTATGCAGAGGACCCGCTTCATGAAGAGGACTTTGAAAACATGGCTATACTTACCAAAGAAAACCCGAAATGTTTGGTAACTGGTGATGATTTGCTTGTGACTAATAAGAAAAGGGTGAATATCGCGACGTCTAATCGAGCTTGCTCTGGTGCTATACTCAAAGTTAATCAAGCAGGTACACTTTATGACGCAATGGAATTTGCCAATGAGTGCAACGCTAATGATATCAAGATGATAACATCACACAGATCGGGAGAGTCAGTTGACAATCACATATCTCATATTGCCATTGCAACAAAATCAGTAATGATTAAGACAGGTGTGGTCGGGGGAGAGAGGATTTCCAAGCTTAATGAATTGTTGAGAATTTCAGAGTATGGTTTAATAGAAGGAATGGCTAAATTGAGCAATGTATAA
- the bcp gene encoding thioredoxin-dependent thiol peroxidase: MDEERRLRSDGAKVKEGDKPYDFEFQDKQGKIFHLSDLVGERNVVIYFYPKDFTPGCTIEAEEFSRDYDQFKADSIEIIGISPDTDESHIKFREKMKIPYMLTSDTQNEISKKYGVYGLKNFMGKEYYGVNRSTFLVDKGGKIVKIYDKVKPKGHSKEVLEYFRSINN, from the coding sequence ATGGACGAAGAAAGAAGGTTGCGATCAGATGGTGCAAAGGTTAAGGAAGGAGATAAACCATATGATTTCGAATTCCAAGATAAGCAAGGTAAAATTTTTCATCTTTCAGATTTGGTAGGGGAAAGAAACGTTGTGATATATTTTTACCCCAAGGATTTTACCCCTGGATGTACTATTGAGGCAGAGGAATTTAGCCGAGACTATGATCAATTTAAAGCCGATAGTATAGAAATCATTGGTATCAGTCCAGATACTGATGAATCACATATCAAATTCCGCGAAAAAATGAAAATTCCTTACATGCTTACATCCGATACCCAAAATGAAATTTCTAAAAAGTATGGGGTCTACGGCCTGAAAAATTTTATGGGAAAAGAATACTATGGAGTTAACCGGTCAACGTTTCTCGTCGATAAGGGTGGTAAAATAGTAAAGATTTATGACAAAGTAAAGCCAAAAGGGCATTCAAAAGAGGTCCTAGAATACTTTAGATCGATTAATAATTAG
- a CDS encoding isopentenyl phosphate kinase, translating to MQETHTCTSTQLITSWISLESYVMIDSNLVIIKMGGSVVTFKDKPLMPNMEGIEGIAKVLLELRKEFKIILVHGGGSFGHYWSVKYNMHTKPFPYSDEGIAVVHESMIKLNHVIVDKFIRLDLRPYTIQPSSFMSKGNGDVNKIKQLTEISAGNDLIPITFGDVIHTTENNFSILSGDTIMSLLSTTLHPRYCIFTTNVDGLYEDLDKKDLVPEIHLNEKGEIVGSKSKTKSKIVSSSSAYDVTGGMKRKISEAIPIVISGSPVHLISGFKPERILDIVNNRDYVGTCINLKSTSQLVG from the coding sequence TTGCAAGAAACTCACACTTGTACCAGCACACAATTAATAACGTCTTGGATTTCACTAGAGTCATACGTCATGATTGACTCTAATCTAGTAATAATTAAGATGGGTGGATCAGTTGTTACTTTTAAAGACAAACCCTTGATGCCAAACATGGAAGGTATTGAAGGTATAGCTAAAGTCCTCCTTGAGTTAAGAAAGGAATTTAAAATTATTCTTGTTCACGGTGGAGGGTCTTTTGGGCATTATTGGTCAGTCAAATATAATATGCATACTAAACCGTTTCCTTATTCAGATGAAGGTATAGCAGTAGTACATGAATCGATGATTAAATTAAACCATGTTATAGTTGATAAATTCATTAGACTTGATTTAAGACCTTATACCATCCAACCATCTTCATTCATGTCTAAAGGAAATGGCGATGTAAACAAGATAAAACAGTTAACGGAAATTAGTGCTGGAAATGATTTGATACCAATTACATTTGGAGATGTAATTCATACTACAGAAAACAATTTTTCAATCCTGTCAGGTGACACGATAATGTCATTACTTAGTACGACCCTGCATCCTCGGTATTGTATTTTTACTACAAATGTGGATGGGCTATATGAAGATCTTGATAAAAAGGATTTGGTACCTGAAATTCATTTAAATGAAAAAGGTGAAATAGTAGGCTCTAAATCTAAAACAAAAAGCAAAATAGTATCGTCCTCTTCAGCTTATGACGTGACCGGTGGGATGAAACGAAAAATTTCCGAAGCAATACCTATTGTAATATCCGGATCTCCAGTACACTTGATTAGTGGATTTAAGCCAGAAAGGATATTAGATATAGTCAATAACCGTGATTATGTTGGCACATGTATCAACTTGAAATCGACAAGCCAATTAGTTGGTTGA
- the rpsB gene encoding 30S ribosomal protein S2 translates to MILSTGIRVGTPIKTKFMSSFITRANPEGLYILDISKTLARIDVAAKFIGRTNIANVAVTSAREYGKTPIEKFCELTGARGIFGRFMPGTFTNPSLPKYLEPEIVIVTDPQADEQAVLEATRAGVPVIALSNSDNITSKVDLVIPSNNRGRKALATVYWLLTKEVLKKQGKIKSDSEMPMTIDDFEAKLVEELI, encoded by the coding sequence ATGATTTTGTCTACAGGAATAAGGGTCGGAACGCCAATAAAGACTAAATTCATGAGCTCTTTTATCACCCGTGCAAATCCAGAGGGATTGTATATACTTGATATCAGCAAGACTCTAGCAAGAATTGATGTGGCAGCCAAATTCATAGGGAGAACAAATATTGCTAACGTGGCCGTAACCTCTGCAAGGGAATATGGTAAAACACCTATTGAAAAGTTTTGTGAATTAACTGGAGCGAGGGGAATATTCGGTAGGTTTATGCCAGGTACTTTCACAAATCCATCCTTGCCCAAGTATTTGGAGCCCGAAATTGTGATAGTTACCGATCCGCAAGCAGATGAGCAGGCTGTATTGGAAGCTACGAGAGCAGGAGTACCCGTTATCGCCTTATCAAATAGCGATAATATTACCTCAAAAGTAGATTTGGTTATACCTTCAAATAATAGAGGGAGGAAAGCATTAGCCACGGTTTACTGGTTATTAACAAAGGAAGTTTTGAAAAAACAAGGCAAGATTAAATCAGACTCCGAAATGCCAATGACTATTGATGATTTCGAAGCAAAGTTAGTTGAAGAATTAATTTAA
- a CDS encoding ferredoxin--NADP reductase, with amino-acid sequence MVVDNKATVSYIRVLKEDLAIFHIKPNEGQVPDFKPGQFVTLGLNVPKEGKVIRRAYSIASPPEQKKHFELVIRWVKKPLPGRLTTEMFNKKEGDEISWVKPTGIFTINEKMPDGSPDNRRLVLIGGGTGLAPFISYSMHLKSKGSKRQIIVLHGASYVDELSYRELLTELEAESLESNSSGWNFRYRASISRPQEWFNRSWNGHKGRVETFLRPKPGKDKSPLEELVGEKITPENTSFYVCGWQGTVDGVLDSLVPKGFVTERNKRKDGTFDVKFESYG; translated from the coding sequence ATGGTAGTTGACAATAAGGCAACGGTTTCTTATATAAGAGTTTTAAAGGAAGATCTTGCGATTTTTCATATAAAACCAAATGAGGGTCAAGTTCCTGACTTTAAACCTGGGCAGTTTGTGACTCTAGGATTGAACGTACCTAAGGAAGGTAAAGTTATTCGGAGAGCATATTCTATAGCATCGCCGCCCGAGCAAAAAAAACACTTTGAACTTGTTATTCGCTGGGTCAAAAAACCCCTACCAGGTAGACTCACAACAGAGATGTTTAACAAGAAGGAAGGAGATGAAATTAGTTGGGTGAAACCCACAGGAATATTTACTATAAATGAAAAAATGCCCGATGGAAGTCCAGATAATAGGAGGCTAGTACTTATAGGTGGGGGAACAGGTCTAGCTCCGTTCATATCATATTCAATGCACTTAAAATCCAAAGGCAGCAAGAGGCAGATCATCGTACTGCACGGTGCCAGTTATGTTGATGAACTCAGCTATAGAGAATTACTTACAGAGTTAGAAGCAGAGAGCTTAGAGAGTAACAGCAGTGGCTGGAATTTCCGATATCGAGCAAGCATTAGTAGACCCCAAGAATGGTTTAACAGGTCTTGGAATGGTCATAAAGGGAGAGTTGAGACGTTTTTGAGACCAAAACCTGGAAAGGATAAATCACCGTTAGAGGAACTTGTTGGTGAAAAGATAACTCCAGAAAACACATCCTTCTACGTTTGTGGATGGCAAGGTACTGTTGACGGGGTATTAGATTCTCTTGTACCCAAAGGATTTGTAACTGAAAGAAATAAAAGAAAGGATGGAACTTTTGACGTAAAATTCGAATCATACGGATAA
- a CDS encoding DNA-directed RNA polymerase subunit N, with protein sequence MLVPVRCFTCGKLIANIYNEFLAQVKQGEEPNKVMDSLKITRYCCRRMFVSSVETIYQVIPYYEALRKRRAEIQSEME encoded by the coding sequence GTGCTTGTTCCGGTAAGATGTTTTACTTGTGGAAAGCTAATAGCTAATATATATAATGAATTTTTGGCTCAGGTAAAGCAAGGCGAAGAACCTAACAAAGTGATGGATTCTTTAAAGATCACTAGATATTGTTGTAGGAGAATGTTTGTGTCAAGTGTCGAAACCATTTACCAAGTTATACCTTATTACGAAGCGCTTAGAAAAAGACGCGCGGAGATTCAATCTGAGATGGAATGA
- the mvk gene encoding mevalonate kinase: MSKSSNMFTSNKNSPVVKAIAPGKIILFGEHFVVFGLPSLIASIEKFFKVSIQLPDSSNSAITIESNLGFTSVRRGPEIHINPPSLRPKFGDVISKLYKIVDYLNNNEVILGGVGGQYKTFNNRDLTIKLESELPLGGGLGSSSAFCVALTASLYYAEHRVLDKNKICIQSINAEKMINIDTSGADCNICSYGGMGTFDKAGGFKRISANLDNFEFLIIDTGEAHDTYSIVEKVSKFRKNNIKLFKELCESYFQIYENGIRAIQKQNLHDLGYLLNQNHQLLSILSVSNPLIDEIVEICNYFGALGTKITGAGGGGCVLSLIDRNDKTSEKKLLEKLEELGLHYFFTKVDRLGLRLI, from the coding sequence ATGAGCAAGTCGTCAAATATGTTTACTTCCAATAAAAATTCTCCTGTCGTTAAAGCTATAGCTCCTGGTAAGATTATTTTGTTTGGAGAACATTTTGTCGTCTTCGGATTACCTTCATTGATAGCGTCTATAGAGAAATTCTTTAAGGTATCAATTCAATTACCTGACTCAAGTAATAGTGCAATCACAATAGAATCCAACCTGGGGTTTACTTCTGTAAGACGGGGACCAGAAATTCATATCAATCCACCGTCACTTCGTCCCAAATTTGGGGATGTTATTTCAAAACTTTACAAGATTGTAGACTACTTAAATAACAATGAAGTAATTCTTGGTGGCGTTGGTGGCCAATACAAGACTTTCAACAACAGGGATCTGACTATCAAACTAGAGTCTGAATTGCCGCTAGGAGGTGGATTGGGATCTTCTTCTGCATTCTGTGTCGCACTAACCGCATCGTTATATTATGCAGAGCATAGAGTACTTGACAAAAATAAAATTTGTATACAATCAATAAATGCAGAAAAAATGATTAATATTGATACATCTGGGGCTGATTGTAATATATGTTCCTATGGAGGAATGGGAACTTTTGACAAGGCAGGTGGATTCAAAAGAATTTCTGCGAATCTTGACAATTTTGAATTTTTGATTATCGATACGGGTGAAGCTCACGATACTTATTCTATAGTGGAGAAAGTTTCTAAATTCAGAAAAAATAATATCAAATTGTTTAAAGAATTGTGTGAATCATATTTCCAGATATATGAGAATGGTATTAGAGCAATTCAAAAGCAAAACTTGCATGATTTAGGATATCTGCTAAATCAAAACCACCAATTACTTTCAATACTTTCTGTTTCAAATCCCTTAATAGATGAAATAGTAGAAATTTGTAATTATTTTGGTGCTTTAGGAACAAAAATTACAGGTGCAGGTGGTGGTGGTTGTGTCCTATCATTGATAGATAGAAATGACAAAACTTCAGAAAAAAAGCTTCTAGAAAAATTAGAAGAATTGGGATTGCATTATTTCTTTACAAAGGTTGACAGATTAGGTTTAAGGCTGATTTGA
- the amrB gene encoding AmmeMemoRadiSam system protein B, producing the protein MIREHSFNGVFYPKDYDSLIREIEKLFDIIDSSEEYRQFLRMVEGYLNKKKILSFIVPHGSYKYSGIASAFAYALIKHIDCSNFIILSSDHKGTSPGISVTDDEYWNTPLGKVKIHDSMTNDLIKKSKKDCIRLDSFSFKIDHVIETQLPFIQSLQKDNLKILPILQKNQDKETSIRLGKVLSSILPSDESVVLISSSNLTHYLSHDECCRIDNQVLSEALSMNIDSFYQIVEKYSHIICGYGCIASTIEFSKMVGNSDAILLKHMTSGDSDGNKTSVVGYASMIMV; encoded by the coding sequence TTGATTCGCGAGCATAGTTTTAACGGCGTTTTTTATCCCAAAGATTATGATAGTCTGATAAGAGAAATTGAAAAACTATTTGATATTATTGATTCATCTGAGGAATATAGACAATTTTTGAGGATGGTTGAAGGCTATCTTAATAAGAAGAAAATTCTGAGTTTCATAGTCCCGCATGGCTCATACAAATATTCCGGTATTGCCTCTGCGTTTGCTTATGCCCTTATCAAGCATATAGACTGTAGTAATTTTATTATCCTTTCTTCCGATCATAAGGGAACCAGTCCAGGTATTTCAGTTACTGACGATGAGTATTGGAACACTCCTTTAGGAAAGGTAAAGATACATGATTCGATGACAAATGATTTAATCAAAAAAAGCAAAAAGGATTGCATTAGATTGGATTCGTTTTCTTTTAAAATAGATCATGTTATTGAAACTCAACTTCCATTTATTCAATCACTTCAGAAAGATAATTTAAAAATCCTTCCTATCCTACAGAAGAATCAGGACAAAGAAACTTCTATACGGTTGGGAAAGGTATTGTCATCAATACTGCCATCGGATGAAAGTGTAGTATTAATTTCTTCCTCTAATCTCACTCACTACTTAAGTCATGATGAATGCTGTAGAATTGATAACCAAGTATTGTCTGAAGCACTTAGCATGAATATTGATTCATTTTACCAAATAGTGGAAAAATACTCTCATATTATTTGTGGATACGGTTGCATAGCTTCAACAATTGAATTCTCAAAAATGGTTGGAAACTCAGATGCGATACTATTAAAACATATGACAAGCGGTGACAGTGATGGGAATAAAACATCAGTTGTGGGATATGCTTCCATGATAATGGTATGA